A window of Nitrospinota bacterium contains these coding sequences:
- a CDS encoding NAD(P)/FAD-dependent oxidoreductase produces MDKVDIAIIGAGVIGLAIAQRLSLSKEIVLIEQHDGFGRETSSRNSEIIHAGMYYPSDSLKARLCVEGNRKLYELCENFKIPYKKIGKLIIAHTEEEKKKIENLLKQGNKNGVPGLRLLNRQEINKMEPHILANLALFSPETGIFDSHQLMKFFEQKALSNNVTIAYNCTVSGLQKTGDTFTLDIIDADGESFNLESSIVVNSAGLHADKIASLAGIDVENDGYKLHFCKGEYFSVSSRHNGKLAHLVYPPPNTISLGIHTVTLLDGSLKLGPSAFYIDTIDYEVDGSHQKDFLESAKTYLPFIESNDLSPDMSGVRPKLQAEDEDFRDFVICEESNKGLKGLINLIGIESPGLTAAPAIADYVDKIVKDL; encoded by the coding sequence ATGGATAAAGTCGATATAGCCATAATAGGTGCAGGGGTTATTGGTTTGGCAATTGCACAGCGTTTATCCCTGTCGAAGGAGATTGTTCTCATTGAGCAACATGATGGTTTTGGCAGAGAAACTTCATCCAGAAATAGCGAGATCATCCATGCTGGCATGTATTATCCTTCAGATTCCTTAAAGGCCAGACTTTGTGTTGAAGGGAACAGAAAGCTCTATGAATTATGTGAAAATTTTAAAATTCCTTATAAAAAAATAGGCAAGCTGATCATTGCCCATACCGAAGAAGAGAAGAAAAAAATAGAAAATCTTTTGAAGCAAGGTAATAAAAACGGGGTTCCTGGCCTTAGATTGCTAAACAGACAAGAGATCAATAAAATGGAACCTCATATTTTAGCTAATTTAGCACTGTTTAGCCCTGAAACTGGTATTTTCGATTCGCACCAATTGATGAAATTTTTTGAACAGAAAGCGCTCTCAAACAATGTTACGATTGCATATAATTGTACGGTTTCTGGCTTACAGAAAACAGGCGATACTTTCACTTTAGACATAATTGATGCTGATGGTGAGAGCTTTAATTTAGAATCCAGTATAGTGGTTAATTCAGCAGGACTTCATGCAGATAAAATCGCTTCTTTAGCAGGTATTGATGTAGAAAATGACGGATACAAACTTCATTTTTGTAAGGGTGAATACTTCAGTGTATCAAGCCGTCATAATGGAAAGCTGGCTCATCTGGTTTATCCTCCTCCCAATACCATAAGCCTCGGTATTCATACTGTGACTTTACTTGATGGTAGCTTGAAACTTGGGCCAAGCGCTTTTTACATTGATACAATAGATTACGAAGTTGATGGTTCACATCAAAAAGATTTTCTTGAAAGCGCCAAAACATATTTGCCGTTTATCGAATCCAATGATCTTTCGCCTGATATGTCAGGGGTCCGTCCTAAACTTCAAGCAGAAGATGAAGATTTCCGTGATTTTGTGATATGTGAAGAAAGCAATAAGGGATTGAAAGGGCTGATTAATCTTATAGGTATTGAATCTCCTGGTTTGACTGCTGCACCGGCTATCGCTGATTATGTAGACAAAATAGTAAAAGATTTATAA
- a CDS encoding aminopeptidase has translation MKKKLIPFIEKLFEINLAVKEEENILVFTDRIKKGEALSDQDRERRERLRKTARLISEIGKRFGRSDFYEYDALECHGTEPPLELWEKAFGKRTVNELKKENILSKLIAKDISIDLVKRVEEVVYNNRKDTVDVVIALSNFSTSHTKFRDLLTDQAKVRYASMPLFDPEMFYGPMDVNWDQLDRESRRLAEIITEADELKIQSSNMTHLIMDIKEKRGLVDTGILRKPGSFSNLPAGEVYLAPVEGKTHGRLVIEWAPTHRLKHPITLWVEKGLVVGVEGDDEHADILRERFKKDPLSKNIAELGIGTNEKASRPDNILESEKIMGTVHVALGDNSSFGGNIRTSFHQDYVVFQPTMEASFPGGENRIIINKGKWCF, from the coding sequence ATGAAGAAAAAACTTATCCCTTTTATTGAAAAACTCTTCGAGATAAACCTCGCTGTTAAAGAAGAAGAGAATATTTTAGTTTTTACTGATCGTATAAAAAAAGGTGAAGCCCTATCAGATCAAGACAGGGAGAGAAGAGAAAGGCTTAGAAAGACAGCAAGGCTTATATCTGAAATTGGCAAAAGGTTTGGGCGTTCCGATTTTTATGAATATGATGCACTGGAATGTCATGGAACAGAACCCCCTTTGGAATTGTGGGAAAAGGCATTTGGGAAAAGAACAGTAAACGAATTGAAAAAAGAGAATATATTATCAAAATTGATTGCAAAGGATATTTCAATTGATTTGGTTAAAAGGGTTGAAGAGGTTGTTTATAATAACAGAAAAGACACTGTTGATGTAGTCATAGCCCTCTCCAATTTTTCTACGAGTCATACAAAGTTCAGAGACTTATTAACCGATCAGGCCAAAGTAAGATATGCAAGCATGCCCCTATTTGACCCAGAAATGTTTTATGGCCCTATGGATGTGAATTGGGATCAGTTAGATAGGGAAAGTAGGAGATTAGCTGAGATCATCACTGAAGCGGATGAATTAAAAATTCAGTCTTCGAATATGACTCATTTGATAATGGACATTAAAGAAAAGAGAGGTCTTGTAGATACGGGTATATTGCGAAAACCCGGCTCATTCAGTAATCTTCCGGCTGGTGAAGTATATCTTGCGCCTGTTGAGGGCAAGACTCATGGAAGGTTGGTGATTGAATGGGCACCTACCCATCGACTAAAGCATCCTATAACCTTGTGGGTAGAGAAAGGACTGGTAGTAGGTGTAGAGGGAGACGATGAACATGCGGATATCTTGAGGGAAAGATTTAAAAAAGACCCTCTTTCCAAAAACATTGCAGAGCTGGGGATAGGAACAAATGAAAAGGCGTCTCGGCCTGATAATATCTTAGAGAGTGAAAAGATAATGGGGACAGTTCATGTTGCTCTCGGAGATAACAGTTCTTTTGGAGGAAATATAAGGACTTCTTTTCATCAGGATTATGTAGTCTTTCAGCCAACAATGGAGGCAAGTTTTCCTGGAGGAGAAAACAGAATAATAATCAATAAAGGAAAATGGTGTTTTTAA
- a CDS encoding Cof-type HAD-IIB family hydrolase produces MEYKLLAIDLDGTLLNEEHQLSPQIVAAIEEIVNKGLKVTIATNRMFRSAENLAKRLNIDLPLITDGGSLVKSSHTKEKYLDLRITKEIAERAIDLMNGENSTNFLFQGDEVYTPKRSWYTENYQTIAGIEIKIVSDLKEILEEKPRAIVFYVNIEEVQRLTMKLKMELESIARITNSAPYFIDVLNLRATKARGLEKIAKHFNIKRDEIIAVGDGMNDIEMIEYAGLGIAVANASNSLKEKADYITKSEREKGVLEVINNFILKETN; encoded by the coding sequence TTGGAATACAAGCTATTAGCAATAGATCTCGATGGAACACTACTCAACGAAGAGCATCAGCTCTCTCCGCAAATCGTTGCGGCTATTGAAGAAATTGTCAATAAAGGCCTTAAGGTGACCATTGCAACGAATAGGATGTTTCGATCTGCAGAAAACTTAGCAAAGAGATTGAATATCGATCTCCCCCTTATAACCGATGGTGGATCTTTAGTAAAATCCTCTCACACCAAAGAAAAATACCTTGACCTGAGAATTACAAAGGAGATAGCGGAGAGGGCGATAGACCTCATGAATGGTGAAAATTCAACGAATTTTCTCTTTCAGGGAGATGAGGTCTATACTCCAAAAAGGAGTTGGTACACAGAAAATTATCAGACTATCGCAGGAATAGAGATAAAAATTGTATCCGATTTAAAGGAAATATTGGAGGAGAAGCCAAGGGCCATCGTTTTTTATGTAAATATTGAAGAAGTCCAGAGACTTACCATGAAGCTCAAAATGGAGCTTGAAAGCATAGCGAGAATAACAAACTCCGCTCCCTATTTTATAGATGTGTTAAATCTCAGGGCCACAAAGGCTAGGGGATTAGAAAAAATAGCAAAACATTTTAATATAAAAAGGGATGAAATCATTGCGGTGGGAGATGGAATGAATGATATCGAGATGATTGAATATGCAGGTCTGGGTATAGCTGTTGCCAATGCATCGAACAGTCTAAAAGAAAAAGCTGATTATATAACAAAATCGGAAAGAGAAAAAGGCGTTCTCGAAGTAATCAATAATTTTATTTTAAAAGAGACAAATTAA
- a CDS encoding glutamate synthase-related protein — protein MYKSLVWPENKVKIDYNKCISCKRCTQECGWDVYSFDGKKIVPDETKCRACGRCMVYCSGGALTVEKNPMALKENYSWTPQHIRNIYRQAESGGVLLTGMGCNLPYPILWDHMLLDACQVTNPSIDPLREPMELRTYLGKKPCKLELKKDKSGKTRLKEKLPEQIKLEVPVIFAPMSYGALSLNAHRAMLIAARELGTVMNTGEGGLHEDFYKNFKNQLIVQCASGRFGVQKDYLNAGVAVEIKIGQGAKPGIGGHLPGEKVSQDVSETRMIPQGSDALSPAPQHDIYSIEDLRQLIYAIKEATDYKPVSVKIAAVHNVAAIASGIARAGADIIYLDGLRGGTGAAPTVIRDHMGIPIELALAAVDDRLRQEGIRNEASIIAAGGIRSSADVAKAIALGADAVAIGTAALIAMGCHVCASCHTGNCSWGITTQRPELTSRLDPEIYGEKLANLLKGWGHELKEILGALGVNAIESLRGSRERLRGVGLDAQTLDILGIKPAGR, from the coding sequence GTGTATAAAAGCTTAGTTTGGCCGGAAAACAAGGTCAAAATTGATTATAATAAATGTATTTCTTGTAAGAGATGTACCCAGGAATGTGGATGGGATGTATATAGCTTTGATGGGAAAAAGATAGTTCCTGACGAAACAAAGTGCAGGGCCTGCGGACGATGTATGGTCTACTGTTCGGGGGGTGCTTTGACAGTAGAAAAGAATCCTATGGCCCTAAAAGAAAACTATAGCTGGACACCCCAGCATATTAGAAATATATACCGCCAAGCTGAGTCAGGAGGGGTGCTCCTAACAGGAATGGGTTGTAATCTTCCTTACCCAATTTTATGGGATCATATGTTGCTCGATGCCTGCCAGGTAACAAATCCATCTATTGATCCCCTAAGGGAGCCAATGGAGCTGAGGACATATCTTGGGAAAAAACCATGTAAATTAGAGCTTAAAAAAGATAAATCAGGCAAGACAAGGCTCAAGGAAAAACTTCCTGAACAGATCAAATTAGAAGTGCCTGTCATTTTTGCTCCTATGTCCTATGGCGCCCTCAGTCTCAATGCTCACAGGGCAATGCTGATTGCTGCAAGAGAGTTGGGAACGGTTATGAACACAGGAGAAGGTGGGCTTCATGAAGATTTTTACAAAAACTTTAAGAATCAGCTGATTGTTCAATGTGCTTCAGGAAGATTCGGGGTGCAAAAGGACTATCTCAATGCTGGTGTGGCAGTAGAAATTAAGATTGGTCAAGGAGCTAAACCAGGAATAGGAGGGCATCTGCCCGGAGAAAAGGTTAGTCAGGATGTCTCTGAGACAAGGATGATCCCTCAGGGCTCTGATGCCTTATCCCCTGCTCCTCAACACGATATATACTCTATTGAGGATCTCAGACAGCTAATCTATGCCATCAAGGAGGCAACAGACTACAAACCTGTTTCTGTCAAAATCGCTGCCGTTCACAATGTGGCAGCTATTGCAAGCGGGATTGCGAGAGCTGGTGCTGATATCATTTATCTAGATGGTCTGAGAGGTGGTACAGGGGCCGCGCCTACGGTTATAAGAGACCATATGGGTATCCCTATTGAACTAGCATTAGCTGCTGTTGATGATAGGCTAAGGCAAGAGGGTATAAGAAATGAAGCATCCATTATCGCTGCGGGAGGTATTCGAAGCAGTGCTGATGTTGCTAAAGCGATTGCCTTAGGAGCCGATGCTGTGGCAATTGGAACTGCCGCTCTAATCGCAATGGGTTGCCATGTCTGTGCCTCTTGTCATACAGGGAATTGTAGTTGGGGCATAACTACTCAGAGGCCTGAGTTGACCTCTCGTCTGGACCCAGAGATATATGGAGAGAAATTAGCCAATCTCCTTAAAGGCTGGGGTCATGAGTTAAAAGAGATATTAGGTGCGTTGGGAGTAAACGCAATCGAGAGCTTAAGAGGAAGTAGAGAGAGACTTCGGGGCGTTGGATTAGATGCCCAGACATTGGATATATTAGGGATTAAACCCGCCGGCAGATAA